In Halapricum desulfuricans, a single window of DNA contains:
- a CDS encoding glycosyltransferase family 2 protein yields the protein MELSVVVPTLNGRDRLAGTLDALANSIPEAEVVVVNGPSADGTTGMVREREDVDVLVEISDRSVTAARNAGFDHASGSVVALVDHGLAVDESWAEAVRTGLAEADVVTGPTHRPRRAGAETETLETRTVAGREVTYFNSGNVAFDRATLDALDGYDEYLEVGGSRDLAHRLADSEFRVEWTQSMAVERTYGTDGGEPQRDWEWKYRSLAYRLAKNYGTHPTVFRRLAGHAASDAVGALRDVVHRTTGPSEWLATGRDVLSGAVVGLKDGLSARARDRSRARNPHGASEQAQRAVSVYDWR from the coding sequence ATGGAACTTTCCGTGGTCGTCCCGACGCTCAACGGCCGGGACCGGCTCGCGGGCACGCTCGATGCCCTCGCGAATTCGATCCCGGAGGCCGAGGTCGTCGTCGTCAACGGCCCGTCGGCCGACGGGACGACTGGGATGGTCCGCGAACGCGAGGACGTGGATGTCCTCGTCGAGATCTCCGACCGATCGGTCACGGCGGCGCGCAACGCCGGCTTCGACCACGCGAGCGGTAGCGTCGTCGCACTCGTCGATCACGGGCTCGCCGTCGACGAGTCGTGGGCCGAGGCAGTCCGAACGGGACTCGCGGAGGCCGACGTCGTCACCGGCCCGACACACCGGCCGCGACGCGCCGGTGCAGAGACGGAGACGCTCGAGACCCGGACCGTCGCGGGCCGGGAAGTCACGTACTTCAACAGCGGGAACGTGGCGTTCGATCGGGCTACTCTCGACGCGCTTGACGGCTACGACGAGTACCTCGAGGTCGGCGGGTCCCGGGACCTGGCCCACCGGCTCGCCGACAGCGAGTTCCGCGTCGAGTGGACCCAGTCGATGGCCGTCGAGCGCACATACGGGACCGACGGCGGCGAGCCACAGCGCGACTGGGAGTGGAAATACCGGTCGCTCGCCTACCGGCTGGCGAAAAACTACGGGACCCATCCCACCGTATTCCGACGACTGGCCGGTCACGCCGCCAGCGATGCCGTTGGCGCACTCAGAGATGTCGTCCACCGGACGACCGGCCCTTCGGAGTGGCTGGCGACCGGCCGGGACGTGCTTTCGGGGGCGGTCGTGGGGCTCAAAGACGGCCTGTCCGCACGGGCACGCGATCGATCCCGGGCGCGCAACCCACACGGCGCGAGCGAACAGGCGCAGCGGGCAGTCTCGGTGTACGACTGGCGGTGA
- a CDS encoding carboxymuconolactone decarboxylase family protein, producing the protein MADEPASLDELPEIPNELAREHPEVWEQYSDLGRACAEAGPIDGETKRLVKLALAIGARSEGAVHSHVRRGLEEGVDPETLQHVATLSIPTLGFPTAMAARSWIDDELE; encoded by the coding sequence ATGGCAGACGAACCTGCGTCCCTTGACGAACTGCCGGAGATTCCGAACGAACTCGCGCGCGAACACCCCGAGGTCTGGGAACAGTACAGCGACCTCGGCCGGGCCTGTGCGGAGGCCGGGCCGATCGACGGGGAGACCAAGCGTCTCGTCAAGCTCGCGCTCGCGATCGGCGCGCGATCGGAGGGTGCCGTCCACTCCCACGTCAGACGCGGACTCGAGGAAGGCGTCGATCCCGAGACGTTACAGCACGTCGCGACGCTGTCGATCCCGACGCTCGGGTTCCCGACGGCGATGGCTGCACGGAGCTGGATCGACGACGAACTCGAGTGA
- a CDS encoding histidine kinase N-terminal 7TM domain-containing protein: MLSSLYLPLMLLAAVAGSGLALFAWLHRETPGAAPLALFLLAASLWSLTDAVGIASGRPRFWASLKLSIATLVPLAWLALVFEYTGRERWLSGSRLFALGVEPVVVSVLVWTNPSHVIWRASSRVVLVDGYYVFDGTPGLALWGHQVYAYGLIAIGAALLVGMLWRIDDVFRDQSTALLVAIAVPMIVNALYLFGYTPATVDPTGIAFVLSGTVLAGAIFSEHLLDVAPATRELGREKLIGELEDPVVIVDAERRVVDLNPAAESLLGVSSDDAIGTELAAFEPALVGIDDSDEITLEREGRRCYYDVRVSQLDRAHGTITGRIISLRDVTERTRREQRLDVMNRLYRHNLRNEMNVVRGNAELLDARLATPAHREYVATIIDTADEVITRSEKISALSRSVEGQSMRPIDFASILTALVGSFREEFPEATIALEAPETCRVVGDPSIEIAIQEVLENALEHADRPDPTVTVELATDGDDARLAVTDDGPGIPEQDLRVLELGAETPLEHASGVGLWLVIWAIERVGGTVAFETGETGTTVTVTLRRADS, encoded by the coding sequence ATGCTCTCGTCGCTGTACCTGCCGCTGATGTTGCTCGCCGCCGTCGCCGGATCCGGGCTCGCGCTGTTCGCCTGGCTGCACCGCGAGACGCCGGGTGCGGCACCGCTCGCGCTCTTTCTGCTCGCCGCGAGTCTCTGGTCGCTGACCGACGCCGTCGGCATCGCCTCGGGAAGGCCGCGCTTCTGGGCGTCGCTGAAACTCTCGATCGCGACGCTGGTCCCGCTCGCGTGGCTCGCGCTCGTCTTCGAGTACACCGGTCGCGAGCGCTGGCTCTCCGGATCGCGGCTGTTCGCCCTCGGCGTCGAACCGGTTGTCGTCTCGGTGCTCGTCTGGACGAATCCTTCCCACGTCATCTGGCGGGCGTCGAGTCGGGTCGTCCTCGTCGACGGCTACTACGTGTTCGACGGGACGCCGGGGCTGGCCCTGTGGGGTCATCAGGTATACGCCTACGGGCTGATCGCGATCGGCGCGGCATTGCTGGTCGGCATGCTGTGGCGGATCGACGACGTCTTCCGGGACCAGAGCACCGCGCTGCTGGTGGCGATCGCCGTCCCGATGATCGTCAACGCGCTGTATCTCTTCGGATACACGCCCGCGACGGTCGATCCGACGGGCATTGCGTTCGTCCTTTCCGGGACTGTCCTCGCGGGGGCGATCTTCTCCGAGCACTTGCTTGATGTCGCACCCGCGACCCGGGAACTGGGCCGGGAAAAGCTGATCGGCGAACTCGAGGATCCGGTCGTCATCGTCGACGCCGAACGGCGCGTGGTCGATCTCAACCCGGCCGCGGAGTCGTTGCTCGGGGTTTCATCGGACGACGCCATCGGCACGGAACTGGCGGCATTCGAGCCGGCGCTTGTCGGCATCGACGACAGCGACGAAATCACGCTGGAACGGGAGGGGCGACGCTGTTATTACGACGTGCGCGTCTCGCAACTGGATCGGGCTCACGGGACGATCACCGGCCGGATCATCAGTCTCCGGGACGTGACCGAGCGGACCCGCCGCGAGCAGCGCCTCGACGTGATGAACCGGCTCTACCGGCACAACCTCCGAAACGAGATGAACGTCGTGCGCGGCAACGCCGAACTGCTGGACGCGCGCCTGGCGACGCCGGCCCACCGCGAGTACGTGGCGACGATCATCGACACCGCAGACGAGGTGATAACGCGAAGCGAGAAGATCAGCGCTCTCTCTCGATCGGTCGAGGGCCAGTCGATGCGGCCGATCGATTTCGCCTCGATCCTGACTGCACTCGTCGGGTCGTTCCGGGAGGAGTTCCCCGAAGCGACGATCGCGCTTGAGGCACCCGAGACGTGTCGAGTGGTCGGCGACCCGTCCATCGAAATCGCGATACAGGAAGTGCTGGAAAACGCGCTCGAACACGCGGACCGTCCGGACCCGACAGTGACGGTCGAACTCGCGACCGACGGAGACGATGCCCGGCTCGCGGTTACCGACGACGGGCCGGGGATCCCCGAACAGGACCTTCGGGTGCTAGAATTGGGTGCCGAGACGCCGTTGGAACACGCAAGCGGTGTCGGGCTGTGGCTGGTCATCTGGGCGATCGAACGCGTCGGCGGGACGGTTGCGTTCGAGACCGGAGAGACGGGGACGACAGTGACGGTGACGCTTCGGAGGGCCGACTCGTAG
- the dacZ gene encoding diadenylate cyclase DacZ produces MTAVGNFLEEFTDDIEGVCLFSPSSSVYSTFAEADLPVVVIGIENTVDAETFVELPLEFRDPTERIRFGVEGALGQDAVEEDMTLLCLLGSFGGDMDTVMRVRAGAFADSGVYDLFANSRADPSVVRDVLEVAVELGKKGQKGKPVGALFVVGDAGKVMNKSRPLSYNPFEKSHVHVGDPIVNVMLKEFSRLDGAFVISDSGKIVSAYRYLEPSAEGVDIPKGLGARHMAAGAVTRDTNAIAIVLSESDGLVRAFKGGELILELDPEDY; encoded by the coding sequence ATGACCGCTGTCGGAAACTTCCTCGAGGAGTTCACGGACGACATCGAGGGAGTCTGTCTGTTCTCGCCGAGTTCGTCGGTGTATAGTACGTTCGCGGAAGCGGACCTGCCAGTCGTGGTAATCGGGATCGAAAACACAGTCGACGCCGAGACGTTCGTCGAATTGCCGCTGGAGTTTCGTGACCCCACAGAACGGATCCGGTTTGGCGTTGAGGGTGCGCTCGGACAGGATGCCGTCGAGGAAGACATGACGCTGTTGTGTCTACTCGGGAGTTTCGGCGGCGACATGGACACTGTGATGCGCGTCCGTGCAGGTGCGTTCGCTGATTCGGGAGTCTACGACCTGTTCGCGAACTCGCGGGCCGACCCTTCGGTCGTGCGCGACGTGCTCGAAGTCGCGGTCGAACTCGGAAAGAAAGGACAGAAGGGCAAGCCCGTCGGCGCGCTGTTCGTGGTCGGCGACGCCGGCAAGGTGATGAACAAGTCCCGCCCGCTCAGTTACAACCCCTTCGAGAAGTCCCACGTCCACGTCGGCGACCCGATCGTCAACGTCATGCTCAAGGAGTTCTCCCGGCTGGACGGCGCGTTCGTCATCTCCGATTCGGGCAAGATCGTCTCGGCGTACCGCTATCTCGAACCGTCGGCCGAGGGGGTCGACATCCCGAAGGGGCTTGGCGCGAGACACATGGCTGCCGGTGCGGTTACCCGTGACACGAACGCCATTGCGATCGTCCTCAGCGAGAGCGACGGACTCGTCCGGGCGTTCAAGGGCGGTGAGCTGATCCTGGAGCTCGATCCGGAGGACTACTGA
- a CDS encoding mechanosensitive ion channel domain-containing protein, producing the protein MVLEQFDLPTLVRALFSERGAVAAAVLVLVIGAIVGYLVWRGTRNFLCRQGVDDAVEGTLFERTANNVGLSTVGILSLLAAIAVYFLSVLLALHVARLIDTEFFWIRFTTLLPRLFVAALAVILGLVVGDKAKLVVSDRLKSVKLPEVSIIPELVKYSIFYIAALIALGQLGVTTAALLVLLAVYAFGLVFLGGLAFKDLLAAGAAGIYLLLSQPYGIGDEVEIDGTRGIVQEINVFVTHIESDEVEYIIPNQRVFKRGIVRIRQ; encoded by the coding sequence ATGGTACTCGAGCAGTTCGATCTCCCAACGCTGGTCAGGGCGCTGTTCTCCGAGCGTGGCGCGGTCGCGGCGGCCGTGCTGGTGCTCGTCATCGGCGCGATCGTCGGCTATCTCGTCTGGCGCGGGACGCGGAACTTCCTCTGTCGGCAGGGCGTCGACGACGCCGTCGAGGGGACGCTGTTCGAGCGGACAGCGAACAACGTCGGGCTATCGACGGTCGGAATCCTCTCGCTTCTGGCGGCGATCGCCGTCTATTTCCTGAGCGTCCTCCTCGCGTTGCACGTGGCGCGGCTAATCGACACCGAGTTCTTCTGGATCAGGTTCACGACGTTGCTCCCACGGTTGTTCGTCGCCGCACTGGCGGTCATCCTCGGACTCGTCGTCGGCGACAAGGCCAAACTCGTCGTCAGCGACCGACTCAAGAGCGTCAAACTCCCGGAAGTTTCGATCATCCCTGAACTCGTCAAGTACAGCATCTTCTACATCGCCGCGCTCATCGCGCTCGGGCAGCTGGGCGTGACGACGGCCGCACTGCTCGTGTTGCTCGCGGTCTACGCGTTCGGCCTGGTCTTTCTCGGCGGGCTGGCGTTCAAGGACCTGCTCGCGGCCGGTGCCGCCGGTATCTACCTGTTGCTCTCACAGCCGTACGGGATCGGCGACGAGGTCGAGATCGACGGGACGCGCGGGATCGTTCAGGAGATCAACGTCTTCGTCACGCACATCGAAAGCGACGAAGTCGAGTACATCATCCCGAACCAGCGAGTGTTCAAACGCGGCATCGTCCGTATCCGCCAGTGA
- the dhaK gene encoding dihydroxyacetone kinase subunit DhaK: MKKLINDPEDVVDEMLDGMEAGYPERLRRLDGTNVMVRADAPVDGKVAVVSGGGSGHEPTHAGYIGDGMLDGAAAGEVFTSPTADELSEMIQATDSGEGVLCVVKNYEGDVMNFETGAEMAEMEGVDQIEQVVVNDDVAVEDSLYTSGRRGVAGTILVHKVAGAAADRGDDLEEVARLAEKMIDNVRTMGTALTSCVTPEKGEPTFDLGEDEIELGIGIHGEPGTERVDIMPADEIAEELTGEVLEDLDPDAGDEVVTIVNGMGGTPLMELFVLNRKVQELMDDHDLEVWDAMVGDYMTSLDMMGASITVATVDDELKELLGAEADTPALKR, from the coding sequence ATGAAGAAGCTGATCAACGATCCGGAAGACGTGGTAGACGAGATGCTCGACGGGATGGAAGCGGGCTATCCCGAGCGGTTGCGCCGGCTCGATGGGACGAACGTGATGGTACGGGCGGATGCGCCGGTAGACGGGAAAGTCGCGGTCGTCAGCGGCGGTGGATCGGGCCACGAGCCGACACACGCGGGCTACATCGGCGACGGGATGCTCGACGGCGCGGCCGCAGGCGAAGTGTTCACCTCGCCGACGGCCGACGAGTTGAGCGAGATGATCCAGGCGACAGATTCGGGCGAAGGCGTCCTCTGTGTCGTCAAAAACTACGAGGGCGACGTGATGAATTTCGAGACGGGCGCCGAGATGGCCGAGATGGAAGGCGTCGATCAGATCGAACAGGTCGTCGTCAACGACGACGTCGCCGTCGAGGACTCGCTGTACACGTCGGGACGTCGGGGCGTCGCCGGGACGATTCTCGTCCACAAGGTCGCGGGCGCGGCCGCGGACCGTGGTGACGACCTCGAGGAGGTAGCGCGGCTTGCGGAGAAGATGATCGACAACGTCCGCACGATGGGGACGGCCCTGACCTCCTGTGTCACCCCCGAGAAGGGCGAACCGACCTTCGACCTGGGAGAGGACGAAATCGAGCTCGGGATCGGCATCCACGGCGAGCCCGGGACCGAACGAGTCGACATCATGCCCGCAGACGAGATTGCCGAGGAGTTGACCGGCGAGGTGCTTGAGGACCTCGATCCCGACGCGGGCGACGAAGTGGTCACGATCGTCAACGGCATGGGCGGGACGCCACTGATGGAACTGTTCGTCCTCAACCGCAAGGTTCAGGAGCTGATGGACGACCACGATCTGGAGGTCTGGGACGCGATGGTCGGCGACTACATGACCTCGCTGGACATGATGGGTGCCTCGATCACCGTGGCGACCGTCGACGACGAGCTCAAGGAACTGCTCGGTGCAGAAGCCGACACGCCGGCACTCAAGCGCTGA
- a CDS encoding pantoate kinase, producing the protein MTDEATAFVPGHVTGFFTVHRDDDPTASGSQGAGVTLADGVSVTVERAEDRRVELNGRPASVEAVETVLETLGVEGAVVAETDLPIGSGFGISGAMALGTALATNRVYERDLSRNELVTIAHGADVQAGTGLGDVVAQAAGGMPIRLEPGGPQHNVIDAVPYRPRVEYVTFGELDTGEVIGGDTELISKAGTEALSRLVSEPTPAQFAYASRRFARESGLLTDRLRDAIREVSEAGGEASMAMLGETVFALGTGLSDAGYDPDACRVDAAGARLV; encoded by the coding sequence ATGACCGACGAGGCGACAGCGTTCGTCCCCGGGCACGTGACCGGCTTCTTCACGGTCCATCGGGACGACGATCCGACCGCGAGCGGTTCGCAGGGGGCAGGGGTGACACTCGCCGACGGCGTCAGCGTGACCGTCGAGCGGGCCGAGGATCGACGCGTCGAGTTGAACGGCCGGCCCGCGAGCGTCGAGGCCGTCGAGACGGTGCTGGAGACGCTCGGCGTCGAGGGAGCCGTCGTCGCCGAGACGGACCTGCCGATCGGGTCGGGCTTCGGGATTTCGGGGGCAATGGCGCTCGGGACCGCGCTGGCGACCAACCGGGTCTACGAGCGCGACCTCTCGCGCAACGAACTCGTCACGATCGCTCACGGGGCGGACGTTCAGGCGGGGACCGGACTGGGCGACGTCGTCGCGCAGGCGGCCGGCGGCATGCCGATCCGGCTCGAACCGGGCGGGCCACAGCACAACGTGATCGACGCCGTGCCCTACCGGCCGCGCGTCGAATACGTCACCTTCGGCGAACTCGACACCGGCGAGGTGATCGGCGGCGATACCGAATTGATCAGCAAGGCCGGCACGGAGGCGCTCTCGCGGCTCGTCTCCGAGCCGACGCCCGCGCAGTTCGCCTACGCTTCCCGGCGGTTCGCCCGCGAGTCGGGGCTGCTGACCGACCGCCTTCGGGACGCGATTCGGGAGGTGAGCGAGGCCGGCGGCGAGGCCTCGATGGCGATGCTCGGCGAGACGGTCTTCGCGCTGGGGACCGGCCTCTCCGATGCCGGGTACGACCCCGACGCCTGTCGGGTCGACGCGGCCGGGGCGCGACTCGTCTGA
- the aspS gene encoding aspartate--tRNA(Asn) ligase produces the protein MDERTYTADAEPGEDVTIKGWVHEIRDLGGIAFIIVRDTTGKIQVKFEKDEMDDDLVETGLDVHRESVVAVTGAVEQEERAPTGVEIVPESVKVIAEADPELPLDPSGKVDAELSTRLDNRTLDLRKPAVQAVFEIRAEVLRSVREAFRSVDATEINTPKIVATGTEGGTELFPITYFGREAFMNQSPQLFKQLMVGSGLERVFEIGPIFRAEEHNTPRHLNEATSIDFESAFFDDGDAMDVCEHVVKSAYEGVAENCGAQLEALGIEDDFEVPDGEFERLTYEEAIERINATGELDEPLVWGDDLSTEAEHALGQAVGEHYFITDWPSEIKPFYIKDRDDDPEVSTGFDMMHPSMELVSGGQREHRYDQLVAGFEQQGLDPEAFEYYTKMFKYGMPPHAGWGLGAERLVMTMLGLENIREAVIFPRDRQRLSP, from the coding sequence ATGGACGAGCGAACCTACACCGCGGACGCCGAGCCCGGCGAGGACGTGACGATCAAGGGCTGGGTGCACGAGATCCGCGACCTCGGTGGTATCGCCTTCATCATCGTGCGTGACACGACCGGCAAGATCCAGGTCAAATTCGAGAAAGACGAGATGGACGACGACCTGGTCGAGACCGGGCTTGACGTCCACCGCGAGAGCGTCGTGGCCGTCACGGGCGCAGTCGAGCAAGAGGAGCGCGCCCCGACCGGCGTCGAGATCGTCCCCGAGTCGGTCAAGGTCATCGCCGAGGCCGATCCCGAACTCCCGCTGGATCCCTCCGGGAAGGTCGACGCCGAGCTGTCGACGCGGCTGGACAACCGGACGCTCGATCTGCGCAAGCCCGCCGTGCAGGCCGTCTTCGAGATCCGAGCGGAGGTGCTGCGAAGCGTCCGAGAAGCCTTCCGATCGGTCGACGCAACCGAGATCAACACGCCCAAGATCGTGGCCACCGGGACCGAGGGCGGGACCGAACTGTTCCCGATCACCTACTTCGGGCGCGAGGCCTTCATGAACCAGAGCCCGCAGCTGTTCAAGCAGCTGATGGTCGGCTCCGGGCTGGAGCGGGTCTTCGAGATCGGCCCGATCTTCCGCGCCGAGGAGCACAACACGCCCCGACACCTCAACGAGGCGACCTCGATCGACTTCGAGTCGGCTTTCTTCGACGACGGCGACGCGATGGACGTCTGCGAGCACGTCGTCAAGTCCGCCTACGAGGGCGTCGCCGAGAACTGCGGGGCCCAGCTCGAGGCGCTCGGGATCGAAGACGACTTCGAGGTGCCCGACGGCGAGTTCGAGCGGTTGACCTACGAGGAGGCCATCGAGCGGATCAACGCGACGGGCGAACTCGACGAGCCGCTGGTCTGGGGCGACGACCTCTCGACGGAAGCCGAGCACGCCCTCGGGCAGGCGGTCGGCGAGCACTACTTCATCACCGACTGGCCCAGCGAGATCAAGCCCTTCTACATCAAGGACCGCGACGACGACCCCGAGGTCTCGACGGGCTTCGACATGATGCACCCGTCGATGGAGCTGGTCTCGGGCGGTCAGCGTGAGCACCGCTACGATCAGCTCGTCGCGGGCTTCGAACAGCAGGGCCTGGACCCGGAAGCCTTCGAGTACTACACCAAGATGTTCAAGTACGGCATGCCGCCCCACGCCGGCTGGGGGCTGGGTGCCGAGCGCCTCGTCATGACGATGCTCGGGCTCGAGAACATTCGTGAGGCCGTGATCTTCCCGCGAGACCGGCAACGGCTGAGTCCGTAG
- a CDS encoding DUF2080 family transposase-associated protein: MSSVTLDIDDEDLFLIRGEETIEKEVKPQGNGAHIIVPKDWIGAQVKITRISDPDDE; encoded by the coding sequence ATGAGTAGCGTCACACTCGATATTGACGATGAAGACTTGTTCCTCATTCGTGGCGAGGAAACAATCGAAAAAGAGGTGAAACCACAGGGCAACGGCGCTCATATCATCGTCCCAAAAGACTGGATCGGCGCACAAGTCAAAATCACACGAATCTCCGATCCTGACGACGAATAA
- a CDS encoding RNA-guided endonuclease InsQ/TnpB family protein, with translation MQLTEQFHIPDAYHEACDRLTTLVQKHTQRLLEEEYWSNDHLNAITDHTGQSYTYIRDDDYDAFEDVEEYVYSRFKRCVYHRVTHVLDAHTDEFQAFQFVLDTVDERKIKRIGWHRLRRRLFDEDSPYIAWRVLETVVEQLNRFYDRHGHFPETYTELIETPEPNGTLPYAPDVGDYHIHDLTIEDGDVVVVLNAPDSLSPDSYHDWTDHEIRFPTHARFSAMVETGCVKAPTLHASEHGYTLDVPVAVPDQDTETVSDRVLSVDLGVKKQATAVVLDNGDDRTHEQISPPQFLDHPAKDKLFRLKADAEGINDRLAALRRQGTAHTERFTHLLSEYRQTRRKERRLREQIQHDVANQLVWLAIEYGCETIVFESLGQIDAPETSGSVAWSISSWARGELLDRVGYKAELVGIDFETVNPWGTSRHCPRCGENGRTVKAPDDHTEQRHGGHFHCPECGYECDRDVVGAVNVGRKHLDGSKMGEANPAAYMEVGKHASFPSPRGARSTGGERSEASRASETLAVSGVQSATDQQDQASGRQTHLSQYRAPSLIVKRSGTDMGGLQQNHSSNTGLRRPSGSVTQHVLASAPDYG, from the coding sequence ATGCAACTCACCGAACAGTTCCACATCCCGGATGCGTATCACGAAGCGTGCGATCGTCTCACCACGCTCGTCCAGAAACACACCCAACGCCTGCTCGAAGAGGAGTACTGGAGCAACGACCACCTCAACGCCATCACCGACCACACCGGCCAATCCTACACCTACATCCGTGACGACGACTATGACGCCTTCGAAGACGTTGAGGAGTATGTCTACAGCCGATTCAAGCGGTGTGTCTACCACCGCGTCACCCACGTCCTCGATGCTCACACCGACGAGTTTCAGGCCTTCCAGTTTGTCCTCGACACAGTTGATGAGCGCAAGATCAAGCGGATTGGCTGGCACCGCCTTCGCAGACGGTTGTTTGACGAGGACTCCCCGTACATCGCGTGGCGCGTCCTCGAAACTGTCGTCGAACAACTCAACAGGTTTTACGACCGACACGGCCACTTCCCCGAGACATACACAGAACTTATCGAGACGCCAGAACCGAACGGGACGCTTCCGTACGCCCCGGACGTAGGCGACTACCACATCCACGACCTCACCATCGAGGACGGCGACGTGGTGGTCGTACTGAACGCGCCGGACTCACTCTCACCAGACAGTTATCACGACTGGACAGACCACGAAATCCGCTTCCCGACCCACGCACGGTTCAGTGCGATGGTCGAAACCGGGTGTGTGAAAGCGCCCACGCTCCACGCATCCGAGCATGGGTACACACTTGACGTGCCCGTTGCTGTACCCGACCAGGACACTGAGACAGTCAGTGACCGCGTGTTGTCGGTTGACCTCGGCGTGAAAAAACAGGCCACGGCGGTCGTCCTCGATAACGGCGACGACAGGACACACGAGCAGATTTCACCACCGCAGTTTCTTGACCATCCGGCCAAAGACAAACTGTTCCGTCTCAAGGCTGACGCCGAGGGCATCAACGACCGACTGGCAGCACTCCGGCGACAGGGCACTGCCCACACGGAACGGTTCACCCACTTGCTCAGTGAGTACCGCCAGACACGGCGGAAAGAGCGGCGGTTGCGTGAGCAAATCCAGCACGACGTAGCGAACCAGTTGGTGTGGCTGGCGATAGAGTACGGCTGTGAAACCATCGTGTTCGAGTCACTCGGGCAAATCGACGCACCAGAGACGAGCGGTTCAGTTGCGTGGTCGATCTCCTCGTGGGCTCGCGGCGAACTCCTCGATCGCGTCGGATACAAAGCCGAGTTGGTGGGGATCGACTTCGAGACGGTGAATCCGTGGGGAACGAGTCGGCACTGTCCCCGGTGCGGTGAGAACGGGCGGACGGTGAAAGCGCCCGATGACCATACTGAACAACGGCACGGCGGGCACTTTCACTGTCCTGAGTGTGGGTACGAGTGCGACCGCGACGTAGTTGGGGCGGTGAACGTCGGTCGGAAGCACCTCGACGGCTCCAAGATGGGGGAGGCGAACCCTGCCGCCTATATGGAGGTGGGGAAGCACGCCAGTTTTCCATCACCGCGAGGTGCCCGTTCTACTGGCGGTGAGCGAAGCGAGGCTTCGCGAGCCTCAGAAACGCTTGCCGTTTCTGGCGTTCAGTCCGCGACCGACCAACAGGATCAGGCGAGCGGTCGTCAGACCCACCTGTCCCAGTACCGTGCTCCGTCACTCATCGTGAAACGGAGCGGGACCGACATGGGTGGACTGCAGCAAAATCACAGTAGTAACACGGGCCTGCGGCGGCCCAGCGGTAGTGTAACACAGCACGTTCTCGCCAGTGCTCCCGATTATGGGTGA
- a CDS encoding DUF7342 family protein, with translation MEDRGPPEYTDVNEAVGDEWESETTPYERIRHVIAHTYRPTAADAVAEAARTAPKTARKHLNALADEGFVETTTGEHGGTLYRRSSESLVVEQAADILEHVTTDELVTRIEDMREQLAEFRAEYGVDSPEALTVERTNRALVESDIAEPEIDSETMQEWKTLRRNLAFANAALSIGNAEQFVDGDRRPTDEGTPA, from the coding sequence ATGGAAGACCGAGGCCCGCCAGAGTATACAGACGTCAACGAGGCGGTCGGCGACGAATGGGAGTCCGAGACGACTCCCTACGAGCGGATCCGACACGTCATTGCCCACACCTACCGTCCAACCGCGGCTGATGCGGTCGCCGAGGCCGCACGGACCGCGCCGAAAACGGCGCGCAAGCACCTCAACGCCCTCGCAGACGAGGGGTTCGTCGAGACGACGACCGGCGAACACGGGGGGACGCTCTATCGCCGCTCGTCCGAATCGCTCGTCGTCGAGCAGGCTGCGGACATCCTCGAACACGTCACGACCGACGAACTCGTCACGCGGATCGAGGACATGCGCGAGCAACTCGCCGAGTTCCGGGCCGAGTACGGCGTCGACTCGCCAGAAGCGTTGACCGTCGAACGGACGAACCGGGCGCTCGTCGAGTCCGACATAGCGGAACCCGAGATCGACTCGGAGACGATGCAAGAATGGAAAACCCTTCGCCGAAACCTTGCGTTCGCGAACGCTGCCCTCTCGATCGGGAACGCCGAACAGTTCGTCGACGGCGACCGCCGTCCGACTGATGAGGGCACTCCCGCGTGA